A genomic segment from Gilvibacter sp. SZ-19 encodes:
- a CDS encoding glycosyltransferase family 2 protein, with amino-acid sequence MKRAYSFIIPVYNRPDEIDELLASMVSFTTDIPFEVCIIEDGSQQDSKAVVERYKDKLTINYHYKDNSGPGPSRNYGMKVAKGNYFIILDSDVIMPADYLDVVEAALTTDYLDCFGGADAAHESFSNLQKAINYSMTSFLTTGGIRGKKKAVQNFEPRSFNMGISKACFAAVGGFGKIHPGEDPDLSWRIKKAGFKTGFIAGAAVFHKRRISWSKFKQQVTKFGLVRPILNTWHPESRKITFWFPTLFILGLVASLIFLILGYWWFGALYAFYFCLLLIHATILNKSLSIGLMALWATCVQFYGYGMAFLKSFWQVRMLKKDPKQVFPHLFFK; translated from the coding sequence ATGAAGAGAGCCTACAGTTTTATTATTCCAGTTTATAATCGTCCCGATGAGATCGACGAGCTTTTAGCGAGTATGGTGTCTTTTACAACGGATATACCTTTTGAAGTTTGTATCATTGAAGATGGTTCTCAACAGGACAGTAAGGCTGTTGTAGAGCGCTATAAGGATAAGCTTACTATAAATTATCACTACAAGGATAATTCCGGTCCTGGCCCATCAAGGAATTATGGCATGAAAGTCGCCAAGGGTAATTACTTCATAATTTTAGATTCTGATGTGATCATGCCTGCAGATTATCTAGATGTCGTGGAGGCAGCACTCACGACTGATTATTTGGATTGTTTTGGAGGAGCCGATGCGGCGCATGAATCATTTAGCAATTTGCAAAAGGCCATAAACTACAGTATGACCAGTTTTTTGACCACGGGAGGTATTCGCGGTAAGAAAAAAGCTGTTCAAAACTTTGAGCCAAGAAGTTTCAATATGGGAATTTCCAAGGCGTGCTTTGCTGCCGTAGGCGGATTTGGCAAGATACATCCTGGAGAAGATCCTGACCTTTCTTGGCGGATAAAGAAAGCTGGATTCAAAACCGGATTCATCGCTGGTGCAGCAGTATTTCACAAGCGCAGGATCTCTTGGTCAAAATTCAAACAACAGGTGACCAAGTTTGGTTTGGTAAGACCTATATTGAATACTTGGCATCCGGAATCCAGAAAGATAACCTTTTGGTTCCCTACACTATTTATTTTGGGCTTAGTGGCAAGCCTGATCTTTTTGATTCTCGGATATTGGTGGTTTGGTGCTTTATATGCCTTCTATTTTTGCTTATTGCTCATACATGCAACCATCTTAAACAAAAGTCTTAGTATAGGACTTATGGCCCTGTGGGCGACTTGCGTTCAATTCTATGGCTACGGCATGGCATTCTTAAAAAGTTTTTGGCAGGTTCGCATGCTTAAGAAAGATCCGAAGCAGGTATTTCCGCATCTATTTTTTAAGTAA
- a CDS encoding YggS family pyridoxal phosphate-dependent enzyme, with the protein MSIAENIKQFKEKLPEHVTLVAVSKTKPTRDLQQAYDAGQRIFGENKIQEMAAKWEQLPKDIEWHMIGHVQTNKVKYMAPFVSLIHAVDSLKLLKEINKQAKKHERVIDCLIQLKIASEESKFGLPPADLGSLLAQKKELQLDHIRIVGLMGMATFTEDEQQLRREFGILKEKYDQYQQSEAFHVLSMGMSGDYPIAIAAGSTMIRVGSAIFGARNYH; encoded by the coding sequence ATGAGCATAGCAGAAAACATAAAGCAATTCAAGGAAAAGCTCCCTGAGCATGTAACACTAGTTGCAGTATCTAAGACGAAGCCTACCAGAGATCTCCAACAAGCCTACGATGCCGGACAACGGATCTTTGGTGAGAACAAGATCCAAGAAATGGCGGCCAAATGGGAGCAGCTTCCAAAGGACATTGAATGGCATATGATTGGGCACGTGCAGACCAACAAGGTTAAGTATATGGCGCCTTTTGTGAGTCTAATTCATGCCGTAGACAGCCTGAAGTTGCTCAAGGAGATCAATAAACAAGCTAAAAAGCACGAACGGGTGATAGACTGTTTGATCCAATTAAAGATCGCTTCGGAAGAAAGTAAGTTTGGCCTTCCTCCTGCGGATTTGGGATCCCTATTAGCCCAGAAAAAAGAACTGCAACTCGATCATATCCGTATAGTCGGCCTAATGGGCATGGCTACTTTTACCGAGGACGAGCAGCAGCTTCGTCGTGAATTCGGCATTTTAAAAGAAAAATACGACCAATACCAACAATCTGAAGCCTTTCACGTTCTCTCCATGGGGATGAGTGGCGACTACCCGATAGCCATTGCAGCGGGCAGTACCATGATCCGCGTAGGGAGTGCCATTTTTGGCGCCCGTAATTACCATTGA
- a CDS encoding exonuclease domain-containing protein, with amino-acid sequence MYAILDIETTGGKYNEEGITEIAIYKFDGHEIVDQFISLVNPERKIQPFVVNLTGINNEMLRNAPKFYEVAKRIIEITEGCILVAHNAQFDTRILRTEFDRLGYDYQRESLCTVELAKKLIPDMPSYSLGKLVRSLGIPLSDRHRAAGDAKATVTLFKLLLSKDQKKEIISQTVRMEAKRQLEPKLLDMIEATPSVTGVYYMHREDGSIIYIGKSRNIKKRLNQHFTSDNRKSKKIQLEVAAVSYEATGSDLIAQLKESEEIKRNKPRYNRALRKTIYNYQLGLTKDEAGYLQFKIEKTNLDKPAITTFTNYQQAKSQLFKITEQHQLCQKHTGLHKTSGPCFLHTIKECFGACIGEEPVNQYNARVERYLAMHSYENQNMVIIDHGREVDERSVILIEDGVYRGFGFFNLNYQINNLEILRSIISPMEDNRDAQHIIHSFLRRKKVLKIIPLEKLQNGSNFN; translated from the coding sequence ATGTACGCGATTTTAGACATAGAGACCACTGGAGGGAAATACAATGAAGAAGGTATTACCGAGATCGCCATTTATAAGTTTGACGGCCACGAGATCGTAGATCAGTTTATCAGTTTGGTGAATCCCGAGCGGAAGATCCAACCTTTTGTGGTAAATCTAACTGGGATAAACAATGAAATGCTGCGCAATGCGCCTAAGTTTTACGAAGTGGCAAAGCGTATCATTGAGATCACCGAAGGCTGTATTTTGGTGGCTCATAATGCTCAATTCGACACGCGAATCTTGCGTACTGAATTCGACAGGCTTGGTTACGATTACCAACGCGAATCCCTATGTACAGTGGAGTTGGCTAAAAAACTGATCCCAGACATGCCTTCTTACAGTTTGGGTAAACTGGTACGCTCCTTGGGTATTCCTTTAAGTGACAGGCATCGGGCTGCAGGCGACGCTAAGGCGACGGTGACACTTTTTAAACTCCTGCTCAGCAAGGATCAGAAAAAAGAGATCATCAGTCAAACCGTGCGTATGGAGGCCAAGCGACAGTTAGAACCCAAACTGCTGGACATGATAGAAGCCACCCCTTCTGTGACCGGAGTGTATTATATGCACCGAGAAGATGGGAGTATCATTTATATTGGCAAGAGTCGGAACATTAAAAAACGCTTGAACCAGCACTTTACCTCTGACAATAGAAAGTCCAAAAAAATTCAACTGGAAGTTGCTGCGGTAAGCTATGAGGCAACCGGAAGTGACTTAATAGCTCAGCTTAAAGAATCCGAAGAAATAAAACGCAACAAGCCGCGCTATAATCGGGCCTTGCGCAAGACGATCTACAATTATCAGTTAGGGCTAACTAAAGACGAGGCGGGTTATCTGCAATTCAAGATCGAAAAGACCAATTTGGACAAACCTGCCATAACCACTTTCACCAATTATCAGCAGGCCAAATCACAACTCTTTAAGATCACTGAGCAGCATCAGCTCTGTCAGAAACACACGGGACTTCACAAAACCAGCGGACCTTGCTTTTTGCACACGATCAAAGAGTGCTTCGGAGCCTGTATAGGAGAAGAACCTGTAAACCAGTACAATGCTCGTGTAGAGCGCTATTTGGCCATGCACAGCTATGAGAATCAGAATATGGTCATTATAGATCACGGCCGAGAGGTAGATGAGCGCTCTGTGATATTGATAGAAGACGGTGTTTACCGCGGGTTTGGTTTTTTTAACCTCAATTACCAAATCAACAACCTGGAAATTCTCCGCAGTATCATCTCTCCTATGGAAGACAATCGGGATGCGCAGCACATTATTCACTCCTTTTTAAGAAGGAAAAAGGTGCTCAAGATCATTCCGCTAGAGAAGCTACAAAACGGCTCAAATTTTAACTAG
- a CDS encoding response regulator transcription factor, which translates to METENKKILLVEDDPNFGTVLKDYLAMNEYDVTHAKNGMEGFEKFKKDNFDLCILDVMMPYKDGFTLAKEIREKNKDVPIIFLTAKALKEDVLKGYKVGADDYLNKPFDSEVLLMKIKAIIQRKATDSLSDSKQFEFQIGKFHLNSKLRFLSYNKEEPSKLSPKENDLLRLLALHKNDLMPRELALTKIWRDDNYFTSRSMDVYIAKLRKYLSKDDGVEILNIHGEGFRLVVKDEVEN; encoded by the coding sequence ATGGAAACGGAAAATAAAAAAATCTTATTGGTCGAAGACGACCCGAATTTTGGAACAGTCCTTAAGGACTACCTAGCGATGAACGAGTACGATGTAACCCACGCCAAGAATGGTATGGAAGGCTTCGAAAAGTTCAAGAAAGACAATTTCGATCTTTGCATCTTAGATGTGATGATGCCTTATAAGGACGGATTCACTTTGGCTAAGGAGATTCGCGAAAAGAACAAAGACGTGCCGATCATCTTCTTGACCGCCAAGGCACTTAAAGAGGATGTCCTGAAAGGATATAAAGTAGGAGCAGATGACTATCTGAACAAGCCTTTCGACTCTGAGGTACTCTTAATGAAGATCAAGGCGATCATCCAACGCAAGGCTACAGATTCCTTATCGGACAGCAAACAGTTCGAATTCCAGATCGGAAAGTTCCACTTGAATTCAAAACTGCGCTTTTTGTCTTACAACAAAGAGGAGCCAAGCAAGCTTTCTCCAAAAGAGAACGATCTGTTGCGCTTATTGGCCTTGCACAAGAACGACCTTATGCCACGTGAATTAGCCTTGACCAAGATCTGGAGAGACGATAACTATTTTACCTCTCGTTCAATGGACGTTTATATTGCTAAGCTGCGTAAGTATTTGAGCAAAGACGACGGTGTTGAGATTCTAAACATTCACGGAGAAGGATTCCGTTTGGTGGTAAAAGACGAAGTAGAGAACTAG
- a CDS encoding ion transporter has protein sequence MKDYKPKKTARWRSRIHEVIYEADTASGKTFDVILLILIVLSIVFVMMESVESIDAKYHDELYVGEWIITIFFSIEYILRIISIKRPSRYIFSFYGIIDFLATIPLYLSLFLGGTQALVTVRALRLLRIFRILKVTRYVGESNKLVRAIQHSWAKISIFLFAVLIVSIIAGTLMYFIEGEESGFKNIPISIYWCIVTLTTVGYGDIAPITPLGQFLSALIMIMGYGIIAVPTGIISAEYARNTKVVHTNTQSCSNCGKSDHRDNAKHCFNCGEDLHPNDE, from the coding sequence GTGAAGGACTATAAACCCAAGAAAACAGCGCGCTGGCGCAGTCGCATCCACGAGGTGATCTACGAGGCCGATACGGCCTCTGGTAAGACCTTTGACGTGATCTTGTTGATATTGATCGTACTCAGTATTGTCTTTGTGATGATGGAGAGTGTGGAATCTATAGACGCCAAGTATCATGACGAGCTGTATGTAGGCGAATGGATCATAACGATCTTTTTTTCGATTGAATACATTTTACGGATCATCAGTATCAAACGGCCGTCTCGCTATATCTTTAGCTTTTACGGCATCATAGACTTTCTAGCGACTATTCCCCTGTATTTATCGCTTTTTTTGGGAGGAACACAAGCCTTAGTGACGGTTCGTGCTTTGCGTTTGCTGCGGATATTTAGAATTCTAAAAGTGACGCGCTATGTAGGAGAATCCAATAAACTGGTACGTGCCATCCAGCATTCTTGGGCTAAGATCTCTATTTTTCTCTTTGCGGTACTCATTGTTTCTATCATTGCCGGAACGCTCATGTACTTTATAGAGGGCGAAGAAAGCGGTTTTAAGAACATTCCAATAAGTATCTATTGGTGTATCGTAACCCTAACTACTGTGGGTTATGGAGACATCGCACCGATTACGCCGCTTGGGCAATTCCTTTCTGCGCTGATCATGATCATGGGTTATGGGATCATTGCTGTTCCTACCGGAATTATCAGTGCTGAATATGCCAGAAATACTAAAGTAGTACATACCAATACCCAAAGTTGTTCCAACTGTGGTAAATCTGACCATAGAGATAATGCCAAGCATTGTTTTAACTGCGGAGAAGACTTGCACCCAAACGACGAATAA
- a CDS encoding sensor histidine kinase KdpD, with translation MNKRLFVILIVFMSVALLGIIFVQAYWINNSFQTKQEQFTKDIRQVMIAVSQDIQLFEQEQIYNAIVALEENFEEPDSTKITEIVYRRIDEDKNEVFIFSNGIVQRDYKLSPSFLDIGMDSIAFRSLVNEQVTTTITPGIDGAAPIKSENKTYKRMNELEMAVISEIALKVSEKIPIHQRVSPELIERMIDKELRKKGMRTSYEYGVYSNQLATKVRSRDFDINAPSTFGVPMFIDQNDNFNYQLFVTFDNTRKELFGSIVGISVLSILFTAIIILAYWYAISQLIRQRQISQIKTDFINNMTHEFKTPIATINLALDALKNPKVAQDDDFKQRYLKMIRDENKRMHAQVENVLRISRLENKSINLKKERVKLHDIVEDAITSVSLMVEDRGGYIKTHFNAQKSSILGNDFHLTNVFVNMLDNAIKYSEGAPKIDVYTELGKNTILVKIVDQGIGMSKSAQKQIFEKFYREHTGNIHNVKGHGLGLAYVKRILDDHQATVYVESERGKGSTFSIKFQLIS, from the coding sequence ATGAACAAAAGACTGTTTGTCATACTCATTGTATTCATGAGCGTTGCACTATTGGGGATTATCTTCGTGCAGGCGTATTGGATCAATAATTCCTTCCAGACCAAGCAGGAGCAATTCACCAAAGATATTCGCCAGGTGATGATCGCTGTTTCTCAGGACATACAACTTTTTGAACAGGAGCAGATCTACAATGCTATCGTTGCCCTAGAAGAGAACTTCGAAGAGCCGGATTCCACTAAGATCACAGAGATCGTTTATCGCCGTATTGACGAAGACAAGAATGAGGTCTTTATATTCAGCAACGGTATTGTCCAGCGCGATTATAAGCTTTCTCCAAGCTTTCTGGATATAGGCATGGACTCAATCGCTTTTAGAAGCTTGGTGAACGAACAGGTTACCACTACCATTACTCCAGGGATAGACGGCGCTGCACCGATTAAGTCGGAGAATAAGACTTATAAGCGAATGAACGAGCTTGAGATGGCAGTTATTTCCGAAATAGCGCTCAAGGTCTCTGAAAAGATCCCGATTCATCAAAGGGTAAGCCCAGAGCTAATTGAAAGGATGATCGATAAAGAACTTCGCAAAAAAGGGATGCGCACCAGTTATGAATACGGGGTATACAGTAATCAATTGGCAACAAAGGTCCGCTCCAGAGATTTTGATATAAATGCGCCCTCTACATTTGGGGTTCCGATGTTTATCGATCAAAATGATAATTTCAATTACCAGTTGTTTGTCACTTTTGACAACACTCGCAAGGAACTTTTTGGTTCTATAGTTGGGATCTCGGTGCTTTCTATACTGTTCACGGCCATTATCATTTTGGCTTATTGGTATGCAATCTCTCAACTTATTCGTCAGCGTCAGATCTCACAGATCAAGACGGATTTCATAAACAACATGACCCACGAATTCAAAACGCCGATTGCCACTATTAATTTGGCACTAGACGCTCTGAAGAATCCTAAAGTGGCCCAAGACGATGATTTTAAACAGCGCTATCTAAAAATGATACGCGATGAGAATAAGCGTATGCATGCCCAAGTGGAGAATGTGCTGCGTATTTCGCGTTTGGAGAACAAATCCATCAATCTAAAGAAAGAAAGAGTAAAACTACACGACATAGTAGAAGATGCTATTACCAGTGTTTCTCTTATGGTAGAGGACAGAGGCGGATATATCAAAACGCATTTCAATGCGCAGAAATCGTCCATTTTAGGAAATGATTTCCACCTGACCAACGTTTTTGTCAATATGCTTGACAATGCGATCAAATACTCAGAAGGAGCGCCTAAAATTGACGTTTATACCGAATTGGGCAAGAATACCATTTTGGTCAAGATCGTTGACCAAGGGATAGGAATGTCCAAATCGGCACAAAAACAAATCTTTGAAAAATTCTACCGGGAACATACCGGAAACATACACAACGTAAAAGGACACGGCCTTGGACTGGCTTATGTAAAACGAATCTTGGACGACCATCAAGCAACGGTCTATGTAGAAAGTGAGCGCGGCAAGGGAAGTACCTTTAGTATAAAATTTCAATTAATCTCTTAA
- a CDS encoding DUF1015 domain-containing protein — MADVRPFAAVRPARELVSIMVSRSYDTYLPSERNARMKANPFSFLHIINPGFKYQKKLSGQERFEMVRNRYLEFKEEGNLIQDPQPCYYVYQIIDRDGHTYRGIIAAVSTEDYQNNVVKRHEDTLAQRETLFTEYLHTVGFNAEPILLTYPPNDPLEEIMDQVVQVRAEYEFTTTFRDTHYLWPVSEAAHVKGIRSCFAAMQQIYIADGHHRCASSVRLAEQMQENPLGEGQDSYNFFMSFLIPESDLRIEAFYRMVKDLNGLSKEALLIKLDEFFRIENRGVSPYAPSKKHHFGMYLDGEFYSLYLRKFKVEFQDALQALDSQLLLDTILQPILGIKDPRTDKRLSYHSEREGKFNIKDAVDSGKFAVGFSMVPVNIEELKAVADEQLTMPPKSTYIMPKLRSGITIYEF; from the coding sequence ATGGCTGATGTTCGTCCTTTTGCCGCAGTTCGGCCGGCACGCGAACTGGTCAGCATTATGGTGAGTAGGTCTTATGACACCTACTTACCCAGTGAACGGAATGCGCGAATGAAAGCCAATCCGTTCTCGTTTTTGCACATCATCAATCCGGGCTTCAAATACCAGAAAAAACTCTCTGGCCAGGAACGTTTTGAGATGGTTCGAAACCGCTATCTGGAATTCAAAGAAGAGGGCAATCTTATTCAAGATCCGCAGCCCTGCTATTACGTATACCAGATCATAGATAGAGATGGACATACCTACCGCGGTATCATTGCTGCGGTAAGCACTGAAGATTACCAAAACAATGTCGTGAAGCGACACGAAGACACTTTGGCTCAGCGAGAGACACTCTTTACAGAATACCTACATACGGTAGGTTTCAATGCGGAGCCCATCCTGCTTACCTATCCACCCAACGATCCCTTGGAAGAGATCATGGATCAGGTAGTGCAAGTCCGAGCGGAATATGAATTCACCACCACCTTTAGAGATACGCACTATTTATGGCCGGTAAGTGAAGCGGCACATGTAAAAGGCATAAGGTCTTGCTTCGCAGCCATGCAACAGATCTATATTGCAGACGGGCATCACCGGTGCGCGAGTTCCGTTCGTTTGGCGGAGCAGATGCAAGAAAATCCTTTGGGAGAAGGGCAAGACAGCTACAATTTCTTTATGAGCTTTCTAATTCCGGAGAGCGATCTGCGGATTGAAGCCTTTTATCGCATGGTTAAAGATCTCAATGGCTTGAGCAAAGAGGCCTTACTCATTAAGTTGGATGAATTTTTCCGTATAGAGAATCGCGGGGTAAGCCCATATGCTCCGAGTAAGAAGCATCATTTTGGGATGTATTTGGACGGAGAATTCTATTCGCTTTATTTGAGAAAATTCAAAGTGGAATTTCAAGATGCATTGCAGGCATTGGACTCACAACTGCTCTTAGATACTATTTTACAGCCAATATTAGGAATCAAAGACCCGCGAACAGACAAACGCTTGAGTTACCACAGTGAACGCGAAGGAAAGTTCAACATCAAAGATGCTGTAGATTCTGGTAAATTTGCTGTGGGATTCAGCATGGTTCCTGTAAATATCGAAGAATTAAAAGCAGTGGCCGACGAGCAACTAACTATGCCGCCTAAAAGTACTTATATAATGCCCAAATTACGATCGGGCATAACCATTTACGAGTTTTAA
- a CDS encoding CdaR family protein: MTAAERQKHKSGKGNINSFVFFLILATLFWVLTKFSKQYQQDIQAEVEFVNMPANTMVSDAASTIPIRVSASGFEFLYYKLSKPKLSIDLSTISPNEQARWTISKQNLENLATIQLKHPVTVLTDKSSLELPLRDLGQRRVAVQARVDYTFKEGYSYLAPLAISPDSVTVIGPENQILKVTNLLTEPASFKELDEGIEGTLKINLPKELSGVKVDPEEVTYRMEVQEFIENEVLVPITLVGNDQQQGIQLFPSSVTVRYTINFSDYKSVQPADFKVVCDLSKVEPGGKYLIPELIDFPDGARRLSISPDQIEFIAIQ, translated from the coding sequence ATGACGGCGGCAGAACGACAAAAACATAAATCGGGCAAGGGAAATATCAATTCCTTTGTTTTCTTTTTGATTTTGGCCACGCTTTTCTGGGTGTTGACCAAATTCTCCAAGCAATACCAGCAAGATATTCAGGCTGAGGTGGAGTTTGTGAACATGCCTGCCAATACCATGGTCAGTGATGCGGCAAGCACGATCCCTATACGAGTGAGTGCCTCTGGATTTGAGTTTTTGTACTATAAGCTCAGCAAGCCTAAACTTTCTATTGATCTTAGTACAATCAGTCCGAATGAGCAAGCTCGCTGGACGATCTCCAAGCAGAATTTAGAGAACCTTGCGACCATTCAACTGAAGCATCCCGTCACCGTGCTAACAGATAAATCATCTTTAGAGCTTCCTCTAAGGGATTTGGGCCAGCGAAGAGTGGCAGTGCAGGCTCGTGTGGATTATACATTTAAAGAGGGTTACTCTTATTTAGCTCCTTTAGCGATCAGTCCGGATTCGGTTACTGTAATAGGCCCGGAAAATCAGATTTTAAAAGTCACCAACTTACTGACAGAACCCGCCTCATTTAAGGAGTTGGATGAGGGAATAGAAGGGACACTAAAGATAAACCTACCTAAGGAGCTTTCTGGGGTTAAAGTAGACCCGGAAGAGGTCACCTATCGCATGGAAGTGCAAGAGTTCATCGAGAACGAAGTTCTCGTGCCCATTACACTTGTTGGGAACGATCAGCAACAAGGGATACAGTTGTTTCCTTCGTCGGTAACGGTGCGATACACGATTAATTTTTCGGATTATAAATCTGTACAACCGGCGGATTTTAAAGTGGTTTGTGATCTGTCTAAAGTTGAACCGGGCGGGAAGTATCTGATCCCTGAACTTATTGATTTCCCTGATGGAGCCCGACGCTTAAGTATAAGCCCAGATCAAATTGAATTTATTGCCATACAATAA
- the coaE gene encoding dephospho-CoA kinase (Dephospho-CoA kinase (CoaE) performs the final step in coenzyme A biosynthesis.), with amino-acid sequence MPYNKMMILGLTGGIGSGKTTVARFFEALGVAVYYADDRAKRLMVQDQDLVASIKSLLGQEAYTTDGRLNRAFIASKVFADAELLQQLNQLVHPAVGRDFSKWAQEQEGSYVLKEAAILFENGSYKQADKNILVTAPLETRLERVMKRDGATREAVLARMEHQWPDEQKIPLADFVIENIDLEETRKQVNSLHKQLISFKK; translated from the coding sequence TTGCCATACAATAAGATGATGATCCTTGGACTTACAGGAGGAATAGGAAGTGGGAAAACCACTGTTGCTCGCTTTTTTGAAGCTCTGGGAGTCGCAGTTTATTACGCAGACGATAGGGCCAAACGCTTGATGGTACAAGATCAAGACCTGGTGGCATCAATTAAATCATTACTCGGTCAAGAAGCCTATACAACAGACGGACGTCTCAATCGTGCTTTTATTGCCAGTAAGGTCTTTGCCGATGCAGAATTGCTCCAACAACTCAATCAGTTGGTCCATCCTGCGGTGGGGCGAGACTTTAGCAAGTGGGCGCAAGAGCAAGAAGGTTCTTATGTACTCAAAGAAGCCGCGATCTTGTTTGAAAACGGAAGCTACAAACAAGCAGATAAGAATATCTTGGTCACGGCTCCTTTAGAAACTAGACTAGAACGCGTCATGAAACGCGATGGAGCGACCCGCGAAGCCGTCTTAGCAAGAATGGAGCATCAATGGCCAGATGAGCAGAAAATACCACTCGCAGACTTCGTTATTGAAAACATTGATCTTGAGGAGACTAGAAAGCAAGTAAATTCGCTCCATAAGCAGCTTATTTCCTTCAAAAAATAG
- the miaA gene encoding tRNA (adenosine(37)-N6)-dimethylallyltransferase MiaA has protein sequence MSANSQGVLLCVVGPTAIGKTALAVQLAQHFNTEIISADSRQFFKEMCIGTAVPSPEELAAAPHHFIQHLSITDSYSVGDFERDAIALLDELFKEHPVVVLVGGSGLYVDAVTKGLDEFPEIAPGVRDALNQQLKNEGIASLQDELQQKDPEYYSEVDLQNPHRLIRALEVIQQTGKTFSSFRNQQPKQRAFKTIKLGLTAERELIYDRINRRVDIMIQEGLLQEVKGLLSFKDLNALQTVGYRELIGHLETDTPLQDAIDAIKQNTRRFAKRQLTWFRKDPQIQWFDYQTPTAEIVSALAAQHKELQRS, from the coding sequence ATGAGTGCTAATAGCCAAGGCGTACTGCTCTGTGTTGTAGGGCCAACAGCAATAGGCAAAACGGCTTTAGCTGTACAACTGGCCCAGCATTTCAATACAGAAATTATCTCTGCAGATTCCAGGCAATTCTTTAAAGAGATGTGCATAGGGACAGCAGTTCCGAGCCCTGAAGAGTTAGCGGCTGCGCCCCACCACTTCATTCAACACCTCAGTATTACCGATTCCTATTCTGTTGGAGATTTTGAGCGAGACGCCATTGCCCTATTAGATGAGTTATTCAAAGAGCACCCAGTGGTAGTCCTGGTAGGCGGCTCCGGACTCTATGTGGATGCAGTGACCAAGGGTTTAGATGAATTCCCAGAAATAGCTCCAGGAGTACGAGATGCGCTCAATCAGCAACTCAAAAATGAAGGAATAGCGAGCCTTCAAGATGAGCTGCAGCAAAAGGATCCGGAGTACTACAGCGAAGTTGACCTACAAAATCCGCATCGATTAATACGCGCTTTAGAAGTAATTCAACAAACTGGAAAGACCTTTAGCAGCTTTAGAAATCAGCAACCAAAACAAAGGGCATTCAAAACGATAAAGTTAGGCCTAACCGCAGAGCGGGAACTCATTTACGACCGCATTAACAGGCGCGTAGATATTATGATACAAGAAGGCCTCTTACAAGAAGTAAAAGGCCTGTTATCGTTTAAGGATCTCAACGCTTTACAAACGGTGGGTTATCGCGAACTGATCGGTCACTTGGAAACGGATACACCGCTACAGGACGCCATAGACGCTATAAAACAAAACACGAGGCGATTTGCCAAAAGGCAACTCACTTGGTTTAGAAAAGATCCTCAGATCCAATGGTTCGATTATCAAACTCCTACGGCCGAGATCGTCTCAGCCTTAGCAGCACAACATAAAGAACTACAAAGATCCTAG